The Tardiphaga alba genome includes a window with the following:
- the tcuA gene encoding FAD-dependent tricarballylate dehydrogenase TcuA has protein sequence MPDVLVIGGGNAALCSALMAREAGASVLMLESAPKEWRGGNSMHVRNLRCMHDAPQDVLVEAYPEEEFWQDLLKVTGGITNEPLARMVIRHSSRCRPWMRKHGVHFQPPLSGALHVARTNAFFMGGGKALVNAYYRSAEVLGVKIRYSTPVKSLELKDGQFVAAITESGERITAKSCVLGCGGFESNLEWQREAWGQNERGEWTAENFLIRGTRFNQGVLLKFMIDAGADSIGDPTQAHCVAIDARAPLYDGGICTRIDCVSLGVVVNREAKRFYDEGEDFWPKRYAIWGRLVAQQPGQTAWSIIDQKAIGRFMPPVFDGTKANTLEELAVKIGVDPTTFMETLNAYNAACQPGTFDHTALDDCRTDGVVPAKTHWARVIDTAPFHAYPLKPGITFTYLGMKTDETAACRFGGVASTNLFAAGEMVAGNVLGKGYTAGVGMSIGTAFGRIAGVNAAASAGHHHPTFKEELAYAAGH, from the coding sequence ATGCCCGACGTTCTCGTCATTGGTGGCGGCAATGCGGCTTTGTGTTCGGCGCTGATGGCGCGCGAGGCCGGCGCATCGGTCTTGATGCTGGAATCCGCGCCGAAGGAATGGCGCGGCGGCAATAGCATGCATGTGCGCAATCTCCGCTGCATGCATGACGCCCCGCAGGACGTGCTGGTCGAAGCCTATCCGGAAGAAGAGTTCTGGCAGGACCTGCTCAAGGTCACCGGCGGCATCACCAATGAGCCGTTGGCACGCATGGTGATCCGCCATTCCTCGCGCTGCCGGCCATGGATGCGGAAACACGGCGTGCATTTCCAGCCGCCGCTCTCCGGCGCGCTGCATGTGGCGCGCACCAACGCCTTCTTCATGGGCGGCGGCAAGGCGCTGGTGAATGCGTATTACCGCAGTGCTGAAGTGCTGGGCGTGAAGATCCGCTACAGCACGCCGGTGAAGAGCCTTGAACTGAAGGACGGCCAGTTCGTCGCCGCCATCACCGAAAGCGGCGAGCGCATTACTGCAAAAAGCTGCGTGCTCGGCTGCGGCGGCTTTGAGTCCAATCTCGAATGGCAGCGCGAAGCCTGGGGCCAGAACGAGCGCGGGGAGTGGACCGCAGAAAACTTCCTGATCCGCGGCACGCGCTTTAACCAAGGCGTCCTGCTCAAGTTCATGATCGATGCCGGTGCGGACAGCATCGGCGATCCCACGCAGGCCCATTGCGTCGCCATCGACGCGCGCGCGCCGCTCTATGATGGCGGCATCTGCACGCGCATCGATTGCGTCTCGCTCGGTGTCGTCGTCAATCGCGAAGCCAAGCGCTTCTATGATGAGGGCGAGGACTTCTGGCCGAAGCGCTATGCGATCTGGGGCCGCCTCGTCGCCCAGCAACCCGGGCAGACCGCATGGTCGATCATCGATCAGAAGGCCATCGGCCGCTTCATGCCGCCGGTGTTCGATGGCACCAAGGCGAACACGCTGGAAGAACTCGCTGTGAAGATCGGCGTCGATCCCACGACCTTCATGGAAACGCTGAACGCCTATAACGCAGCATGCCAGCCCGGAACCTTCGATCACACCGCGCTCGACGATTGCCGCACTGACGGTGTCGTGCCTGCCAAGACGCATTGGGCGCGCGTGATCGACACCGCGCCGTTCCATGCCTATCCGCTCAAGCCCGGCATCACCTTCACCTATCTCGGCATGAAGACCGACGAGACGGCCGCCTGCCGCTTCGGAGGTGTCGCCAGCACCAACCTGTTCGCCGCCGGCGAGATGGTGGCCGGCAATGTGCTGGGCAAGGGCTACACCGCCGGTGTCGGCATGAGCATCGGCACCGCCTTCGGCCGCATCGCCGGCGTCAATGCCGCAGCCAGCGCCGGGCATCACCACCCGACTTTCAAAGAGGAACTCGCCTATGCCGCCGGTCACTGA